In the Methanothermobacter sp. genome, one interval contains:
- a CDS encoding Lrp/AsnC family transcriptional regulator, whose translation MIPMDDDLVKIDDIDRKIIDLLNEDGRMSYRNISRILDVSVGTVHNRVEKLVKKGVIKKFVPVIDHSKLGYKLTAIIGVKVKGGVLRNWETRTAYHKNVLAVYDVTGEFDAILIGKFKDTGELDGFIKGLLSEGDVQRTYTQTVLNIVKEDMTSTKMIGD comes from the coding sequence GTGATTCCAATGGATGATGATCTAGTCAAAATCGATGATATTGACAGGAAAATAATAGACCTCCTAAATGAGGACGGGCGCATGTCCTACAGGAACATCTCAAGGATACTTGATGTCTCGGTGGGTACTGTGCACAACCGTGTTGAGAAGCTGGTCAAGAAGGGTGTTATAAAGAAATTCGTGCCGGTGATAGACCACTCCAAACTTGGATATAAACTCACAGCCATAATAGGTGTTAAGGTCAAAGGTGGAGTTCTGAGGAACTGGGAGACACGGACAGCCTACCACAAAAACGTCCTTGCAGTCTACGACGTCACAGGAGAATTCGATGCCATACTCATAGGAAAATTCAAGGATACAGGGGAGCTGGATGGCTTCATCAAGGGTCTGCTGAGTGAGGGTGACGTTCAGAGGACCTACACCCAGACTGTCCTCAACATAGTGAAGGAGGACATGACCTCCACCAAGATGATAGGCGATTAA
- a CDS encoding DUF4013 domain-containing protein has product MDIGEIVNDAIRYPSSDWKKVIILGVLMIASVVIIPIFLVMGYGFRALKASIAGFDELPEFDEWGEMFVDGLKVFVVQIAYMIVPLIIIFAGTFGSLAMVSPDTGVITNPTAFTGLLGGTVIIGVILAIILGLIETIAIAHMAYNDSELGAAFRFGEILDVISQIGWIDYIIWYIVVGLIAAVIAFIGGLLNSIPIIGTLIAVLIIYPYIQLFWNRALALRYAYE; this is encoded by the coding sequence TTGGATATAGGTGAAATTGTAAACGACGCCATAAGGTATCCCTCCAGTGACTGGAAGAAGGTCATAATACTCGGTGTCCTTATGATAGCCAGTGTTGTCATAATACCCATCTTCCTGGTCATGGGATACGGCTTCAGAGCCCTCAAGGCCTCAATAGCGGGTTTTGATGAGCTTCCAGAATTTGATGAATGGGGTGAAATGTTCGTTGATGGATTAAAGGTCTTCGTTGTCCAGATAGCATACATGATAGTTCCACTGATAATAATATTTGCAGGTACTTTCGGATCTCTGGCAATGGTTTCACCAGATACAGGGGTTATCACAAACCCCACAGCCTTCACAGGTCTACTTGGGGGTACTGTGATAATCGGTGTGATACTTGCAATAATCCTTGGTCTCATAGAGACCATCGCAATAGCACACATGGCCTACAATGACAGTGAACTTGGAGCAGCATTCAGGTTCGGTGAAATACTGGATGTGATCTCCCAGATCGGATGGATCGACTACATTATCTGGTACATTGTTGTCGGTCTCATCGCAGCTGTTATTGCATTCATTGGTGGTCTCCTCAATTCAATACCCATCATCGGTACCCTTATAGCAGTGCTTATAATATACCCCTACATCCAGCTCTTCTGGAACAGGGCACTTGCACTCAGGTACGCCTACGAATAG
- a CDS encoding tRNA (guanine(10)-N(2))-dimethyltransferase yields MITINEGSVTIEVPDFSKVSSRAPVFYNPVMEFNRDVSVLAVQAFQRVLDREISVADTFSGSGIRAIRYLVEVDGVSEAAANDINPLAVECIEHNSDLNSVSPLVSREDAAIFLRGNPGRFDVIDVDPFGTPAPFMDSAAASARNRSLLAVTATDTSGLCGTYIKPCLRKYSSRPLKTEYCHETGLRILAGFTAMNLARYSKGASFILSHSSQHYMRIYAHVRRGARRADETLKNIGYMLHCFSCLHHQHVRGVPENRRCPICGGKMDAAGPLWVGELHDEKFIGSMMAEAKNKTLNKSEDVLKLLKNCMGEVGMPPGFYDVHEVCSKLGVSAPPLMDVMGCLEEAGFRVSRTHIRPTGIKTDAGIREIEEVIMDLHGSRS; encoded by the coding sequence ATGATAACCATAAATGAGGGTTCAGTCACAATTGAGGTTCCGGATTTCAGTAAGGTATCATCCAGGGCCCCTGTCTTCTATAACCCTGTGATGGAGTTCAACAGGGATGTGTCTGTGCTTGCGGTTCAGGCCTTTCAGAGGGTACTTGATAGGGAGATAAGCGTAGCGGATACATTCTCAGGGAGCGGCATAAGGGCCATAAGGTACCTGGTGGAGGTTGATGGTGTCTCTGAGGCCGCTGCAAATGATATAAACCCCCTTGCAGTTGAATGCATAGAGCATAACTCAGATCTGAATTCTGTATCCCCCCTGGTCAGCAGGGAGGACGCCGCTATCTTCCTCAGAGGGAACCCTGGCCGCTTTGATGTTATTGACGTGGACCCCTTCGGGACCCCGGCACCATTCATGGACTCTGCGGCGGCATCCGCCAGAAACAGATCCCTCCTTGCTGTTACCGCCACAGACACCTCGGGTCTCTGCGGAACCTATATAAAACCCTGCCTCAGGAAGTACTCATCAAGGCCCCTCAAAACAGAGTACTGTCATGAGACCGGGCTGAGGATACTTGCAGGTTTCACTGCAATGAACCTTGCCAGGTACAGTAAGGGCGCGTCATTCATTCTATCACACAGCAGCCAGCACTACATGAGGATCTATGCCCATGTGAGGAGGGGTGCCAGGAGGGCCGATGAAACCCTCAAAAACATTGGCTACATGCTCCACTGCTTCAGCTGCCTTCACCATCAACATGTGAGGGGTGTACCTGAAAACAGAAGGTGCCCTATCTGCGGGGGTAAAATGGATGCTGCCGGACCCCTATGGGTAGGGGAACTGCATGATGAAAAATTTATAGGATCCATGATGGCTGAAGCTAAAAATAAAACCCTCAATAAATCAGAGGATGTCCTGAAACTGCTCAAGAACTGTATGGGTGAGGTGGGAATGCCTCCGGGATTCTATGATGTCCATGAGGTCTGCAGCAAGCTGGGTGTGAGCGCCCCCCCGCTTATGGATGTTATGGGGTGTCTTGAGGAGGCAGGCTTCAGGGTTTCAAGGACCCATATAAGGCCAACAGGGATAAAAACAGATGCGGGGATCAGGGAGATTGAGGAGGTCATAATGGACCTCCACGGTTCCCGTTCGTAG
- a CDS encoding type II CAAX endopeptidase family protein codes for MRNFLDNVYTGRNEPWRYILTVLLSFVVSNVGAGFLMGLFLVAILIITGRMDAIEGIPGFSWPALLIMVAVAFSASMFFLYVGLKFIHKRDFISALNSRGRVDWRRVLRGGVAWFLIVGILDLISIILDPSSVRFKFTPEFWWLLILSLAAFPVQASFEEIFFRGYLMQGMWMIIKRPIPLMILNSMVFSILHWWNGTTLTMSLSITASTFIIGLVLALITLTDDGVELAMGVHIANNLYVSVIHSSPEAGLGNLPSLMVSPSDPYTSPVALILASALLVAILFRGRYGDVLGVLRYRG; via the coding sequence ATGAGGAATTTCCTGGACAATGTCTACACGGGAAGAAATGAGCCATGGCGTTATATACTGACGGTGCTCCTCAGCTTCGTGGTGTCCAATGTGGGCGCCGGTTTTCTCATGGGGTTATTCCTGGTGGCCATACTCATAATCACAGGGAGAATGGATGCAATTGAGGGCATCCCGGGCTTCAGCTGGCCAGCTTTACTCATCATGGTGGCAGTGGCCTTTTCTGCCTCAATGTTCTTTCTCTATGTTGGATTGAAGTTCATCCACAAACGCGATTTCATATCAGCCCTGAACTCCAGGGGCCGTGTTGACTGGAGGCGGGTACTCAGGGGAGGGGTGGCATGGTTTCTTATTGTCGGGATCCTTGACCTGATCTCGATTATCCTGGATCCTTCTTCGGTCAGATTTAAATTCACACCGGAATTCTGGTGGCTTCTAATCCTTTCATTAGCTGCATTTCCTGTGCAGGCTTCCTTTGAGGAGATATTCTTCAGGGGATACCTCATGCAGGGGATGTGGATGATCATTAAGAGGCCCATCCCACTGATGATCCTGAATTCAATGGTATTCTCGATCCTGCACTGGTGGAATGGCACGACCCTTACAATGAGCCTCTCAATAACAGCCAGCACATTCATCATTGGACTGGTACTTGCACTCATAACACTCACAGATGATGGTGTGGAACTCGCCATGGGGGTGCATATTGCAAACAACCTCTATGTCAGTGTTATACACAGCTCCCCGGAGGCCGGTCTTGGAAACCTTCCATCCCTGATGGTAAGCCCCTCGGATCCCTACACCTCCCCAGTGGCACTGATCCTCGCATCGGCTCTTCTCGTGGCCATACTATTCAGGGGACGTTATGGGGATGTGCTGGGTGTTCTGAGGTACCGTGGATGA
- a CDS encoding DegT/DnrJ/EryC1/StrS family aminotransferase, which produces MIPVATPIIDEEEIEEVVKVLKSGFIAQGPRVAEFEEKFASYVGTEYAVATSSGTTALHLALLAAGIGKGDQVITTPFSFAATANAALYVGAEPVFADIDPETYNIDPEGIEELITPSTRAIIPVHLYGQPADMDPILELAADHDLLVIEDAAQAHGAEYHGKMVGSLGDAACFSFYPTKNITTGEGGMITTDNEEIAEMARILRAHGETERYNHTYLGYNFRMTDIAAAIGIAQLGKLEDFNRRRIENAGYLTDNLRDMEEVSTPHVAAGVKHVFHQYTLRVPGSRDRLMEFLNERGIGTGIHYPKPIYRQELYRRMSFNASCPVSEKAAEEVLSLPVHPALTDEDLERIVNSVRDFFGQN; this is translated from the coding sequence ATGATACCGGTTGCTACTCCCATAATCGATGAAGAGGAAATAGAGGAAGTCGTGAAGGTACTTAAATCGGGATTCATTGCCCAGGGACCACGGGTGGCGGAATTCGAGGAGAAGTTTGCATCCTATGTGGGTACTGAATACGCTGTTGCAACAAGTTCAGGGACAACAGCCCTCCACCTCGCCCTCCTGGCTGCAGGGATTGGAAAGGGGGATCAGGTTATAACAACACCATTCAGCTTCGCTGCAACGGCAAACGCAGCCCTATACGTTGGTGCTGAACCAGTATTTGCAGATATAGATCCCGAAACCTACAACATAGATCCTGAGGGGATCGAGGAGCTCATAACACCCAGCACAAGGGCAATAATACCCGTACACCTCTACGGGCAGCCCGCTGACATGGACCCCATCCTGGAGCTGGCTGCTGACCATGACCTCCTGGTGATTGAGGATGCTGCCCAGGCCCATGGTGCAGAGTATCATGGAAAGATGGTGGGTTCCCTGGGGGATGCCGCATGCTTCAGCTTCTACCCAACAAAGAACATCACAACAGGCGAGGGCGGGATGATAACAACTGATAATGAGGAAATTGCAGAGATGGCACGGATTCTAAGGGCCCACGGGGAGACAGAGCGCTACAACCACACCTACCTTGGCTACAACTTCAGGATGACCGATATTGCCGCGGCCATTGGCATAGCCCAGCTCGGAAAACTTGAAGACTTCAACAGAAGAAGAATAGAAAATGCAGGGTACCTCACAGATAACCTAAGGGACATGGAGGAGGTGTCAACGCCCCACGTTGCAGCTGGGGTTAAACACGTCTTCCACCAGTACACCCTGAGGGTTCCGGGTTCAAGGGACAGACTAATGGAATTCCTAAATGAGAGGGGTATAGGTACCGGAATCCACTACCCGAAACCCATCTACAGGCAGGAACTCTACAGGAGGATGAGTTTCAATGCCAGCTGCCCGGTCAGTGAAAAGGCTGCAGAGGAGGTCCTATCGCTACCTGTACACCCTGCCCTTACTGACGAGGACCTTGAAAGGATTGTGAATTCTGTCAGGGATTTCTTCGGGCAGAACTAA